A stretch of the Actinomyces faecalis genome encodes the following:
- a CDS encoding TIGR04053 family radical SAM/SPASM domain-containing protein has product MRPMLVTWEATRACQLACRHCRAESRPLRDPRELTTDEAKTLMDEAASFGQPAVIFIITGGDCFERPDLAELAAYGTAAGLHVAVAPSGTDKLTKDSLAHLQDEGVNVISLSLDGATAATHDAFRGVERTFDRTIAGWEAARELGMKVQINSVVARHNVHELPDLAALVREHGAMTWSGFLLVPTGRGVDLGSLDAQEIEDVLNCFYDMGEAVPAKTTEGHHFRRVCLQRYVLDQRGLSHDEVVETMHLGPLYHRLRERIVELGLDHGERRRRPPITVSSGNGFMFVSHVGEVTPSGFLEKSAGNVRDSSLTEIYRSSEVFTGVRDTSLLEGKCGYCEYNRVCGGSRARAYNTTGNLHAEEPLCAYQPGTFPYAEDVTAFMRSMDGRTSRQHHQ; this is encoded by the coding sequence ATGCGCCCCATGCTCGTGACCTGGGAGGCCACCCGGGCCTGCCAGCTGGCCTGCCGGCACTGCCGCGCTGAGTCCCGTCCGCTGCGTGACCCCCGCGAGCTCACCACGGACGAGGCCAAGACCCTCATGGATGAGGCAGCCTCCTTCGGCCAGCCAGCCGTCATCTTCATCATCACCGGAGGCGACTGCTTCGAGCGCCCCGACCTGGCCGAGCTCGCCGCCTACGGCACAGCCGCTGGTCTGCACGTGGCTGTGGCGCCCTCAGGCACCGACAAGCTCACGAAGGACTCCCTGGCCCACCTCCAGGACGAGGGCGTTAACGTCATCTCCCTGTCTCTCGACGGCGCCACCGCCGCCACGCACGACGCCTTCCGTGGGGTTGAGCGCACCTTCGACCGCACCATCGCTGGGTGGGAGGCGGCCCGCGAACTGGGGATGAAGGTCCAGATCAACTCCGTCGTCGCCCGGCACAACGTCCACGAGCTGCCGGATCTGGCCGCGCTCGTACGTGAGCACGGGGCTATGACCTGGTCCGGCTTCCTGCTGGTGCCCACCGGTCGCGGTGTGGACCTGGGGTCCCTTGACGCCCAGGAGATCGAGGACGTCCTCAACTGCTTCTACGACATGGGTGAGGCGGTTCCGGCCAAGACCACGGAGGGCCACCACTTCCGCCGCGTCTGCCTCCAGCGCTACGTCCTGGACCAGCGGGGCCTCAGCCATGACGAGGTCGTTGAAACCATGCACCTCGGTCCGCTCTACCACCGGCTGCGCGAGCGGATCGTTGAGCTCGGCCTGGACCACGGCGAGCGACGTCGTCGGCCGCCGATCACCGTTTCCTCCGGTAACGGCTTCATGTTCGTCTCTCACGTCGGCGAGGTCACGCCCTCGGGCTTCCTGGAGAAGAGCGCCGGCAATGTGCGCGACTCCTCCCTCACCGAGATCTACCGCAGCTCAGAGGTCTTCACCGGTGTGCGGGACACGAGTCTGCTGGAGGGCAAGTGCGGATACTGCGAGTACAACCGTGTGTGCGGGGGCTCGCGGGCACGGGCCTACAACACCACAGGCAACCTCCACGCCGAGGAGCCGCTGTGCGCCTACCAGCCCGGCACCTTTCCCTACGCTGAGGACGTCACCGCGTTCATGCGCTCCATGGACGGGCGGACCAGCCGCCAGCATCACCAGTGA
- a CDS encoding phosphoribosyltransferase codes for MPFDDGATSEAAPDREELSWELFGQAERELSAQIVASGWMPDLIIAIARGGLIPAGAIGYAIGVKAMGSINVEFYTNIGQTLEEPVILPPLMDASELPGKRVLVVDDVADSGKTLKMVMELLRHQGLDLGGESVPVDARSAVIYRKPRSVFEPDYCWRETDKWINFPWSVLPVITPQSLQG; via the coding sequence ATCCCTTTTGACGACGGCGCCACCAGCGAGGCTGCCCCCGACCGCGAGGAGCTCAGCTGGGAGCTGTTCGGCCAGGCCGAGCGTGAGCTGTCCGCCCAGATCGTGGCCTCTGGCTGGATGCCGGACCTCATCATCGCCATCGCCCGTGGCGGCCTCATCCCTGCTGGCGCCATCGGTTACGCTATCGGCGTCAAGGCCATGGGATCGATCAATGTGGAGTTCTACACCAACATTGGTCAGACCCTGGAGGAGCCGGTCATCCTGCCCCCACTCATGGACGCCTCCGAGCTGCCTGGCAAACGGGTCCTTGTGGTCGACGACGTCGCTGACTCCGGCAAGACCCTCAAGATGGTGATGGAGCTGCTGCGCCACCAGGGGCTGGACCTGGGCGGAGAGAGCGTCCCGGTCGACGCCCGCTCGGCCGTCATCTACCGCAAGCCCCGTTCGGTCTTCGAGCCGGACTACTGCTGGCGCGAGACCGATAAGTGGATCAACTTCCCCTGGTCGGTCCTGCCGGTCATCACCCCACAGTCCCTTCAGGGCTGA
- a CDS encoding aspartate:alanine exchanger family transporter gives MPDFLLPVVDVLAAAPILTVFLVIGLGTAVGQVPFGPIRFGAAGALFVGLAIGALDPRLGADLNLLRSLGLGLFCYTVGIGAGNTFFRDLRRQLPLMALCVLALVTAGIVGAGYSHVTGISPAMDAGAYAGALTSPVLDAAIEAAGTGEPAVGYALAYPVGVAMAIIVVALVVGRQWPGQRDPRPASADGLKATSVELLRPVRLTEMEAFRSGRIRISYLEREGATRVVVPGEELLAGDRVVVVGPPAALAQAVDDLGSGMDRCLAKDRTVVDYRRLTVSSTRVAGRTIAELDLPGRFQGVITRVRRGDLDLLAREDLVLELGDRVLAVVPSDRLEAAADYFGDSERSISQIDAFSVGIGMALGVLLGLVSIPLPGGITLRLGVAAGPLVVGMVLGRVGRTGSFVWGLPHAANATIRQLGLLFFLAAIGLASGPDFAASAFSLIGLAVGGLAALIILVNAAILLVGARWAGVSAPRAAGGLAGLVGQPAILAFALSRRDDERIEAGYATLFALAIVVKIVMVQVLVAL, from the coding sequence GTGCCCGACTTCCTGCTCCCCGTGGTCGACGTCCTGGCCGCCGCTCCCATCCTGACTGTCTTCCTCGTCATCGGGCTGGGCACGGCTGTGGGCCAGGTCCCCTTTGGCCCTATCCGCTTCGGGGCGGCCGGCGCCCTGTTCGTAGGCCTGGCCATCGGTGCGCTCGACCCCCGGCTCGGCGCGGACCTCAACCTTCTGCGCAGCCTGGGCCTCGGGCTGTTCTGCTACACCGTCGGCATCGGCGCGGGCAACACCTTCTTCCGCGACCTGCGGCGCCAGCTGCCGCTCATGGCACTGTGTGTCCTGGCGCTGGTGACCGCTGGGATCGTCGGCGCCGGCTACTCCCACGTCACCGGCATCAGCCCAGCCATGGACGCCGGCGCCTACGCCGGGGCACTGACCTCCCCCGTCCTGGACGCGGCTATCGAGGCTGCTGGGACGGGGGAACCCGCCGTCGGCTACGCCCTGGCCTACCCCGTGGGCGTGGCGATGGCCATCATCGTCGTCGCCCTGGTGGTCGGACGGCAGTGGCCGGGCCAGCGTGACCCACGCCCCGCCTCCGCCGACGGCCTCAAGGCCACGAGCGTGGAGCTGCTGCGACCGGTCAGGCTCACCGAGATGGAGGCTTTCCGCTCCGGGCGCATCCGCATCTCCTACCTTGAGCGCGAGGGCGCTACCCGCGTCGTGGTCCCGGGCGAGGAGCTGCTGGCTGGCGACCGCGTGGTCGTCGTCGGCCCCCCGGCCGCACTTGCGCAGGCGGTGGATGACCTGGGCTCGGGTATGGACCGGTGCCTGGCCAAGGACCGCACCGTCGTGGACTACCGCCGCCTGACCGTCTCCTCCACACGTGTGGCCGGGCGCACCATCGCCGAGCTTGACCTGCCCGGACGCTTCCAGGGCGTCATCACGCGCGTGCGCCGCGGTGACCTGGACCTGCTGGCCCGCGAGGACCTGGTCCTAGAGCTGGGTGACCGCGTGCTCGCCGTCGTCCCCTCTGACCGGCTGGAAGCCGCGGCTGACTACTTTGGCGACTCTGAGCGATCCATCTCCCAGATCGACGCCTTCAGCGTGGGGATCGGTATGGCGCTGGGAGTCCTGCTGGGACTAGTCAGCATCCCGCTGCCCGGTGGTATCACCCTGCGGCTGGGGGTGGCCGCCGGCCCGCTCGTGGTCGGCATGGTGCTCGGGCGTGTGGGGCGCACCGGCTCCTTCGTGTGGGGACTGCCCCACGCCGCCAACGCCACCATCCGCCAGCTCGGGCTGCTCTTCTTCCTCGCCGCCATCGGGCTGGCGTCCGGCCCTGACTTCGCCGCCTCCGCCTTCTCCCTCATCGGCCTGGCTGTGGGCGGGCTCGCAGCGCTCATCATCCTCGTCAACGCGGCGATTCTGCTGGTCGGCGCGCGCTGGGCGGGGGTGAGCGCCCCGCGCGCCGCCGGTGGGCTGGCGGGACTGGTCGGGCAGCCGGCGATCCTGGCCTTCGCCTTGTCTCGACGCGACGACGAGCGCATTGAAGCCGGCTACGCCACGCTCTTCGCGTTGGCGATCGTGGTCAAGATCGTCATGGTGCAGGTGCTCGTGGCGCTGTAG
- a CDS encoding YeiH family protein: MVPVTSSSSASRWRSWLWRVWPGVVLSGLVALAATAVNDRVPLVSAMLVAIFAGVLARNLRLVPALVEPGLALTGKTLLRLGVVLLGLRLSLRAVAALGWGALGVIAITVITVFAVTVWTGARLGVGHATTVLTATGTAICGAAAVAGMSAVVRADGPAGTSRAGTRPAGGENAESETVDEAATTAIASVTLFGTVALLALPLLVRWLGLEATSAGVWVGASVHEVGQVVAAGGLISPEVLDVAVVAKLGRVVLLAPLIAVVGALEGRRLVRLGERPGDDDGAVGLPRAARPRPRMPLVPWFVVGFVSTVLLRTLTEGSVPVAWFEWGSAVASFLLTMAMFAMGAAVDLRRLARGGGRALALGAVSAVVSALVSLLGVMLLVR; encoded by the coding sequence ATGGTCCCCGTGACTTCTTCCTCCAGTGCTTCCCGGTGGCGTTCGTGGCTGTGGCGGGTGTGGCCCGGCGTGGTCCTTAGCGGTCTGGTCGCGCTCGCGGCCACCGCCGTCAATGACCGTGTGCCGTTGGTCTCCGCGATGCTCGTGGCGATCTTCGCGGGTGTACTGGCGCGCAACCTGCGCCTTGTCCCGGCCCTCGTTGAGCCGGGGCTCGCCCTGACCGGCAAGACCCTGCTGCGTCTTGGTGTGGTACTGCTGGGCCTGCGCCTGTCGCTGCGGGCGGTGGCGGCGCTGGGCTGGGGAGCGCTCGGGGTCATCGCGATCACGGTCATCACGGTCTTTGCCGTCACGGTGTGGACAGGTGCTCGGCTCGGCGTCGGCCACGCGACGACCGTGCTCACTGCCACCGGCACCGCGATCTGTGGCGCGGCGGCAGTGGCCGGCATGAGTGCGGTGGTGCGGGCTGACGGCCCAGCGGGTACGAGCCGAGCGGGTACGCGACCTGCGGGCGGCGAGAACGCCGAGAGCGAGACCGTGGACGAGGCGGCTACGACGGCGATCGCCTCGGTGACGCTGTTCGGGACCGTGGCGCTTCTGGCGCTTCCCCTGCTCGTGCGCTGGCTCGGGCTGGAGGCCACGTCCGCCGGGGTGTGGGTCGGAGCTAGCGTGCACGAGGTCGGTCAGGTCGTGGCGGCCGGTGGCCTCATCTCGCCCGAGGTCCTTGATGTGGCCGTGGTGGCCAAGCTTGGGCGCGTGGTGCTGCTGGCGCCGCTGATTGCCGTCGTCGGCGCGCTGGAGGGCCGTCGGCTGGTGCGGCTAGGGGAGCGGCCTGGGGACGACGACGGCGCAGTCGGCCTGCCCAGGGCCGCGCGCCCCCGCCCCCGCATGCCGCTCGTGCCCTGGTTTGTCGTTGGTTTTGTCTCAACTGTGCTCTTGCGCACCCTGACTGAGGGCAGTGTGCCAGTGGCATGGTTTGAGTGGGGCAGCGCGGTGGCCTCCTTCCTGCTGACCATGGCCATGTTCGCTATGGGTGCGGCGGTGGACCTGCGCAGACTGGCGCGCGGCGGCGGCAGGGCGCTGGCGCTTGGGGCGGTGTCCGCCGTCGTCTCTGCCCTGGTCTCTTTGCTGGGGGTGATGCTCCTTGTGCGGTAG
- a CDS encoding peroxiredoxin, with amino-acid sequence MAVLTIGDQFPSYELTAVIPGNLKDVDAHQPEDYFTTVSSDVPEGTWRVVFFWPKDFTFVCPTEIAAFGDLYEEFKDRDCEVVGVSVDNEYTHYAWRRSHDKLQDLPFPMASDLNRELVEALGIKRATGEADRATFIIDPHNVIQSVSVTADSVGRNTEEVLRQLDALQSDELCACNWKAGAATIDALHEMEA; translated from the coding sequence ATGGCCGTTCTCACTATCGGCGACCAGTTCCCCAGCTACGAGCTCACTGCTGTCATCCCCGGCAACCTCAAGGACGTGGACGCTCACCAGCCTGAGGACTACTTCACCACCGTCTCCAGCGACGTCCCCGAGGGCACCTGGCGGGTGGTCTTCTTCTGGCCCAAGGACTTCACCTTCGTGTGCCCCACCGAGATCGCCGCCTTCGGTGACCTCTATGAGGAGTTCAAGGACCGCGACTGCGAGGTCGTGGGCGTGTCCGTGGACAACGAGTACACCCACTACGCCTGGCGCCGCAGCCACGACAAGCTCCAGGACCTGCCCTTCCCCATGGCCAGTGACCTCAACCGCGAGCTGGTCGAGGCCCTGGGCATCAAGCGCGCCACCGGCGAGGCTGACCGCGCCACCTTCATCATTGACCCGCACAACGTCATCCAGTCCGTCTCCGTGACGGCTGACTCCGTGGGCCGCAACACCGAGGAGGTCCTGCGTCAGCTCGACGCCCTCCAGTCCGACGAGCTGTGCGCCTGCAACTGGAAGGCCGGCGCCGCCACCATCGACGCCCTGCACGAGATGGAGGCCTGA
- a CDS encoding carboxymuconolactone decarboxylase family protein, translating into MTIANLRSALPEWAKDLSLNLSSLVRSTTLTEQQQWGTFLAAAAATRNESVLVQVAEEAKEHLSEEAVSAALGAASIMVMNNVAYRARHFLGGDYANERMGLRMNIIGSSGGVDKVDFELWSLAVSTINGCEKCVTAHDATVRGEGLSTEQVWEAVRIAATIQGAAQAIEVVETLG; encoded by the coding sequence ATGACGATCGCGAACCTGCGCTCGGCCCTGCCCGAGTGGGCCAAGGACCTGTCCCTCAACCTCTCCAGCCTCGTGCGTTCCACGACGCTGACCGAGCAGCAGCAGTGGGGGACCTTCCTCGCTGCCGCCGCGGCTACCCGCAACGAGTCCGTGCTCGTGCAGGTAGCCGAGGAGGCCAAGGAGCACCTGAGTGAGGAGGCAGTCTCTGCTGCCCTGGGTGCCGCCTCCATCATGGTGATGAACAACGTGGCCTACCGCGCCCGCCACTTCCTGGGCGGCGACTACGCCAACGAGCGCATGGGCCTGCGCATGAACATCATCGGGTCATCCGGCGGGGTCGACAAGGTCGACTTCGAGCTGTGGAGCCTGGCGGTATCCACGATCAACGGCTGCGAGAAGTGCGTGACTGCCCACGACGCCACCGTACGTGGTGAGGGCCTGAGCACTGAGCAGGTGTGGGAGGCCGTGCGCATTGCGGCCACCATCCAGGGTGCCGCCCAGGCGATCGAGGTTGTCGAGACCCTCGGCTGA
- a CDS encoding MDR family MFS transporter produces MTDTVIQASTQPDNHHALAPEPEFRPDRRFWAVYSSLLVVMFLSALDQTIVGTALPTIVGDLGGASHMAWIVTAYTLAVTVAMPVYGKLGDLVGRKNLFLIAIALFLVGSALCGTAGTMGELIAWRALQGLGGGGLMISSQAITGDLIPPRVRGTYMAPMGAMFGIASVLGPIVGGWLTDSVSWHWVFWVNLPLGVIAWIAVWAVLKLPVRKLQATIDWAGLALMNLGAVLLVLVATFGGNELEWTSPALIAMALVAAMAWIALPIVEKRACEPILPMSVLTNRTFILSTIQGMLAMGGMVGASLYLPTYLQMSYGYSATISGLLLVPMTLGMLVGGISSGIAVTRTGRYRVYPIVGPLIAAAGLWWMSTFQVNTPVWQVSASTLVMGTGIGLFFQLLVTIVQNDVSPRNLGTATSGNNFFREVAVSLGASLIGVAFADNLTNQLTTKISQLTTSSDPQVLAALSQFQSGEASSLTPAAVAQLPGGLHTAVTTAYADALSPIFLLMVPVFLVTAVIGLFYKEVPLSRQTALEQVAEQERLEAGHEHQEAE; encoded by the coding sequence GTGACCGATACCGTCATCCAGGCCTCAACCCAACCGGACAACCACCACGCGCTAGCGCCCGAGCCCGAGTTCCGTCCCGACCGCCGCTTCTGGGCGGTCTATTCCTCCCTGCTGGTTGTCATGTTCCTGTCCGCCCTGGACCAGACGATCGTTGGTACCGCTCTGCCCACCATCGTCGGGGACCTGGGCGGGGCCAGCCACATGGCCTGGATTGTCACGGCCTACACCCTGGCAGTCACCGTCGCGATGCCGGTCTACGGCAAGCTGGGCGACCTAGTAGGCCGTAAGAACCTCTTTCTCATCGCCATCGCCCTGTTCCTCGTGGGATCCGCGCTGTGCGGCACGGCGGGTACCATGGGCGAGCTCATTGCCTGGCGCGCCCTGCAGGGCCTGGGCGGCGGTGGCCTCATGATCTCCTCACAGGCCATCACCGGTGATCTCATTCCCCCACGTGTACGCGGTACCTACATGGCCCCCATGGGCGCCATGTTCGGTATCGCCTCCGTGCTCGGCCCAATCGTGGGTGGCTGGCTGACCGACTCGGTTTCCTGGCACTGGGTCTTCTGGGTCAATCTCCCCTTAGGCGTCATCGCCTGGATCGCCGTGTGGGCCGTGCTCAAACTGCCTGTCCGCAAGCTCCAGGCCACGATCGACTGGGCGGGCCTGGCCCTGATGAACCTGGGCGCCGTCCTCCTCGTGCTCGTGGCCACCTTCGGCGGTAATGAGCTGGAGTGGACCAGCCCTGCCTTGATCGCGATGGCCCTAGTGGCGGCCATGGCCTGGATCGCACTGCCAATCGTGGAAAAACGAGCCTGCGAGCCGATCCTGCCGATGAGTGTGTTGACGAACCGTACCTTTATCCTCTCCACCATCCAGGGCATGCTCGCCATGGGCGGGATGGTGGGCGCCAGCCTCTACCTGCCTACCTATCTGCAGATGAGCTACGGCTACTCCGCCACCATCTCGGGCCTCCTCCTGGTCCCCATGACCCTGGGCATGCTTGTTGGTGGCATCAGTTCTGGCATTGCGGTCACCCGCACTGGCCGCTACCGCGTCTACCCGATCGTCGGTCCGCTCATCGCCGCGGCTGGTCTGTGGTGGATGAGCACCTTCCAGGTGAACACTCCTGTGTGGCAGGTCTCTGCATCCACGCTCGTCATGGGCACTGGCATCGGCCTGTTCTTCCAGCTACTCGTCACCATCGTGCAAAACGACGTCAGCCCTCGCAACCTGGGTACAGCCACGTCCGGCAACAACTTCTTCCGCGAAGTCGCAGTGTCTCTGGGTGCCTCGCTCATCGGCGTGGCCTTCGCGGACAACCTCACCAACCAGCTCACCACCAAGATCAGCCAGCTCACCACCAGCTCAGACCCACAGGTCCTGGCCGCCCTGTCCCAGTTCCAGAGCGGGGAGGCCTCCTCACTGACCCCGGCCGCGGTAGCGCAGCTGCCCGGCGGGCTCCACACAGCAGTCACCACCGCCTACGCGGACGCTCTGAGCCCGATCTTCCTCCTGATGGTGCCGGTCTTCCTTGTCACCGCGGTCATCGGCCTGTTCTACAAGGAGGTCCCGCTCTCACGCCAGACCGCCCTGGAGCAGGTGGCAGAGCAGGAACGTCTAGAAGCTGGGCACGAACATCAGGAGGCGGAGTAG
- a CDS encoding TetR/AcrR family transcriptional regulator, whose product MTDPRTTDPHRAEDMPTGSPAAGLASGGLRAARAHRTRAALQEAALHLASERGYEATTIDDVAAAAGVSRRTVFNYFSSKADLFILGPQTPSQKEVEAFVAARGHLLDDLAVLLASAVPATDPYDVHGTRFRQLRTILRDNPELLPELQHRVRLHQSVVRAALARRLELDLTDPRTVSASALATSVIKAAIALWAGDPDDDAHCPDQACHEASHRHSQAAPASLADAITLVTTSLHELLVNETATCPERTHE is encoded by the coding sequence GTGACAGACCCCAGAACCACCGATCCTCACCGCGCGGAAGACATGCCCACAGGCTCGCCCGCCGCAGGGCTGGCATCTGGGGGCCTGCGCGCGGCCCGAGCGCACCGCACCCGCGCCGCACTCCAGGAGGCCGCCCTCCACCTGGCTTCTGAGCGCGGCTACGAAGCCACGACGATTGACGACGTCGCCGCCGCCGCTGGCGTCTCCAGGCGCACCGTCTTCAACTACTTCAGCTCCAAGGCAGACCTGTTCATCCTGGGGCCGCAGACACCGAGCCAGAAGGAAGTCGAGGCATTCGTCGCCGCACGCGGTCACCTGCTTGACGATCTGGCTGTGCTTCTAGCCTCCGCCGTCCCCGCCACTGACCCCTACGACGTGCACGGCACACGCTTCCGCCAGCTCAGGACCATCCTCCGGGACAATCCAGAGCTCCTTCCTGAGCTGCAGCACCGGGTCCGGCTGCACCAGTCCGTGGTCCGTGCCGCCTTGGCGCGCCGCCTCGAACTGGACCTGACCGACCCAAGGACGGTGAGCGCCTCCGCCCTGGCCACCAGTGTCATCAAGGCAGCCATCGCCCTGTGGGCCGGCGACCCTGACGACGACGCTCACTGCCCCGACCAGGCCTGCCACGAGGCGAGCCACAGGCACAGTCAGGCCGCTCCTGCCTCGCTGGCTGACGCCATCACCCTGGTCACCACCAGCCTTCACGAGCTGCTCGTCAACGAGACAGCCACCTGCCCAGAAAGGACGCACGAGTGA
- a CDS encoding thiamine-binding protein: MLVAFSVSPSISDSPDGSVSKAVSAAVRVVRESGLPNETTSMFTTIEGEWDECMDVVKRACEAVAEVSPRVSLVLKADIRPGWDGQLAAKVERIEAHLREQA; this comes from the coding sequence ATGCTGGTTGCCTTCTCTGTCTCCCCGTCCATCTCTGACTCCCCGGATGGTTCCGTGTCTAAGGCGGTGTCCGCCGCTGTCCGTGTGGTGCGCGAGTCTGGTTTGCCCAATGAGACGACGTCGATGTTCACCACGATCGAGGGTGAGTGGGACGAGTGCATGGACGTGGTCAAACGAGCCTGTGAGGCCGTGGCTGAGGTGAGCCCGCGCGTCTCGCTGGTCCTCAAGGCTGATATCCGGCCCGGCTGGGATGGGCAGCTCGCGGCCAAGGTTGAGCGGATCGAGGCCCATCTGCGCGAGCAGGCCTGA
- the mtnN gene encoding 5'-methylthioadenosine/S-adenosylhomocysteine nucleosidase, whose product MSTRRVAALVVTAMPEEAQPFLESLALVDKAEPLSLLGTAQAWSLELPARAEGADHTRELILVHSGIGLVSAASALATVLSQVTPDVVVSAGTTGGLGREVEVGDVCVSQTLAYGDVDATAFGYAIGQTPGQPTVFRGDPVLVERAGAAQEALGQATPASVSARIHVAQMLAGGSFVTAANVKDMRERFPRAISTDMESTALAQVCHAAGIPFVSIRGVSDLCGPEAGQDFHIGADEAATRSTAVVLAALR is encoded by the coding sequence ATGAGCACCCGCCGCGTCGCCGCCCTCGTTGTCACCGCCATGCCTGAGGAGGCCCAGCCTTTCCTCGAGTCGCTGGCGCTGGTGGACAAGGCTGAGCCGCTCAGCCTCCTGGGCACCGCCCAGGCCTGGTCCCTGGAGCTTCCTGCTCGCGCGGAGGGCGCCGATCACACGCGCGAGCTCATCCTCGTTCACAGTGGCATCGGACTGGTCTCAGCCGCGAGCGCACTGGCCACCGTGCTGAGCCAGGTCACCCCCGACGTCGTGGTCTCCGCTGGAACCACCGGCGGCCTCGGGCGAGAGGTTGAGGTCGGGGACGTGTGCGTCTCCCAGACCCTGGCCTACGGTGACGTGGACGCCACCGCCTTCGGCTACGCCATCGGCCAGACTCCGGGCCAACCCACGGTCTTCCGTGGCGACCCAGTCCTGGTGGAGCGTGCCGGTGCGGCTCAGGAGGCCCTAGGCCAGGCCACGCCCGCCTCTGTCAGCGCCCGCATCCATGTGGCTCAGATGCTGGCTGGCGGATCCTTTGTCACTGCCGCCAATGTCAAGGACATGCGCGAGCGATTCCCGCGTGCTATCAGCACGGATATGGAGTCCACCGCCCTGGCCCAGGTGTGTCACGCTGCCGGCATCCCCTTCGTCTCGATCCGCGGAGTCTCAGACTTGTGCGGCCCCGAAGCAGGTCAGGACTTCCACATCGGTGCCGACGAGGCCGCGACCCGTTCGACCGCCGTCGTGCTGGCTGCACTGCGCTAA
- a CDS encoding AlbA family DNA-binding domain-containing protein, translating to MLLTSAPTSAFLTAAPTETIAPRSPDLLFTVLVQPAALVIAYLVGVLMRRVLPQRVHLSRSSATLTALIGMWAGMATGSWLFREEHVWAPRIVAAAALVAAVVVAVTALVLSRLQHEPPLPPIARVAARGESDRLEFKSSARVNMHTGKRDETMETVVAKTVAAFLNARGGTLLLGVDDEGQLIGLAPDYQTLRQPDADRFELFLRDLWRTRLGANAAALPRLDFAPATHGEGEVCRVSVPPSPRPVYLAGTKGKDGRELWVRAGNSTQRLEVDDAVAYVAQRWPHEVRPTLRSRIGTYLLYHRKATPGGVSTETTTASDESSPRP from the coding sequence ATGCTGCTGACCTCTGCGCCAACCTCCGCGTTCCTGACCGCTGCGCCCACTGAGACGATCGCGCCGCGAAGCCCGGACCTGCTGTTCACGGTCCTGGTGCAGCCAGCGGCCCTCGTCATCGCCTACCTCGTCGGAGTGCTCATGCGCCGGGTGCTGCCCCAGCGGGTGCACCTGTCGAGGTCCTCGGCGACCCTGACCGCACTGATCGGCATGTGGGCCGGGATGGCGACGGGTTCCTGGCTCTTTCGCGAGGAGCACGTGTGGGCCCCTCGCATCGTCGCCGCCGCGGCGCTGGTAGCGGCGGTGGTCGTCGCCGTCACGGCACTGGTCCTCAGCCGCCTCCAGCACGAGCCGCCCCTTCCTCCCATTGCCCGGGTCGCTGCGCGCGGGGAGTCTGACCGCCTGGAGTTCAAGTCCTCTGCCCGTGTCAACATGCACACGGGCAAGCGCGACGAGACCATGGAGACAGTCGTGGCCAAGACCGTGGCAGCATTCCTCAACGCGCGCGGGGGCACGCTGCTTCTCGGGGTCGACGACGAGGGCCAGCTGATCGGTCTCGCTCCTGACTACCAGACCCTGCGTCAGCCTGACGCTGACCGGTTCGAGCTCTTCCTGCGCGACCTGTGGCGTACACGGCTGGGCGCCAACGCCGCGGCGCTGCCCCGGCTGGACTTCGCTCCAGCCACCCACGGGGAGGGTGAGGTGTGCCGCGTCAGCGTGCCACCCTCACCTCGCCCCGTCTACCTGGCAGGTACCAAGGGCAAGGACGGCCGCGAGCTGTGGGTGCGTGCCGGCAACTCGACCCAGCGGCTGGAGGTCGACGACGCCGTCGCCTACGTGGCCCAGCGCTGGCCGCACGAGGTGCGCCCGACGCTGCGCTCGCGCATCGGCACCTACCTGCTCTACCATCGCAAGGCCACACCGGGCGGAGTGTCCACAGAGACGACCACTGCTTCAGACGAGTCCTCTCCCCGCCCCTGA
- a CDS encoding S-ribosylhomocysteine lyase, translated as MTQHGPLPAPHTESYTDTDGPRMNVESFNLDHTKVAAPFIRVADRKRLPRGDELVKYDVRFTQPNVDHLDMKAIHSIEHLTAELMRNHTDRLIDWGPMGCQTGFYALTLGIEPEDFAPLLEATFRDILEATEVPAANEVQCGWGANHSLEAAQDAVRAFLDAREEWDQVLA; from the coding sequence ATGACGCAGCATGGCCCCCTCCCCGCCCCGCACACCGAGTCCTACACGGACACCGACGGCCCGCGCATGAACGTGGAGTCCTTCAACCTGGACCACACCAAGGTCGCTGCCCCCTTCATCCGCGTGGCGGACCGCAAGCGTCTTCCGCGCGGGGACGAGCTGGTCAAGTACGACGTGCGCTTCACCCAGCCCAACGTCGACCACCTGGACATGAAGGCCATCCACTCCATCGAGCACCTGACGGCCGAGCTCATGCGCAACCACACCGACCGCCTCATCGACTGGGGGCCGATGGGTTGCCAGACCGGCTTCTACGCCCTGACACTGGGCATCGAGCCCGAGGACTTCGCACCCCTGCTGGAGGCCACCTTCCGCGACATCCTTGAGGCCACCGAGGTCCCGGCCGCCAACGAAGTCCAGTGCGGCTGGGGCGCCAACCACAGCCTGGAGGCCGCTCAGGATGCCGTCCGCGCCTTCCTGGACGCCCGCGAGGAGTGGGACCAGGTCCTGGCCTGA